A genomic segment from Candidatus Omnitrophota bacterium encodes:
- a CDS encoding 3-deoxy-D-manno-octulosonic acid transferase: MFIIYDLISLIFVIFFLPFYLLKGKFHKGFSRRFGILPKSLNLDRPIWVHAVSVGEAIAVRGLVEGLRKNYPGKKIVFSTVTATGNKIAQEIIRQGDLLTYLPLDFSFIIKSVVERINPSVFIVAETEIWPNLFTCLHKKNIPIITINGRISDKSFKKYRAIKYLLKPILNKITLICAQTKNDAKRFAELGARKEKIMVSGNLKFDAINSLSHGKKDVEIKLKLGLKEDDKLFVCGSTHPQEEEQIIGVYKNLLHDFPNLKLLIAPRHPNRAEEVGKLVSKSGLRSVLFSKEVFPECSCVAKPVFILDIIGRLLEFYALADIVFVGGSLVKKGGHNILEPAIFGKPIIFGAHMFNFRDIKDLFLDNKAAVLVNDPQELNVIVKKLLKDNAFANELGIKAKSLVLENQGATARTLELIKNEL; the protein is encoded by the coding sequence ATGTTTATTATCTACGATTTAATTTCATTAATTTTTGTTATTTTTTTTCTTCCGTTTTATCTGCTCAAAGGTAAATTCCATAAAGGATTTTCCCGCAGATTCGGGATATTGCCTAAGAGCCTTAATTTAGATAGGCCTATTTGGGTTCATGCTGTAAGTGTTGGCGAAGCAATCGCCGTAAGAGGTTTGGTTGAAGGCTTAAGGAAGAATTATCCGGGCAAGAAAATTGTTTTCTCAACTGTAACCGCAACCGGAAATAAAATCGCCCAGGAAATAATTAGGCAAGGCGATTTGTTGACATACCTGCCTTTGGATTTCAGTTTTATTATTAAAAGCGTTGTAGAAAGAATTAATCCTTCTGTTTTTATCGTCGCAGAAACCGAGATTTGGCCTAATCTGTTTACCTGCCTTCATAAGAAAAATATCCCGATAATTACTATTAACGGGAGGATTTCCGATAAATCTTTTAAAAAGTACCGCGCTATTAAATATTTATTAAAACCAATTTTAAATAAGATTACCCTTATCTGTGCGCAGACAAAAAACGATGCTAAGCGTTTTGCAGAGCTGGGAGCTAGGAAAGAAAAGATAATGGTTTCCGGGAATCTTAAGTTTGACGCAATTAATTCTTTGAGCCATGGGAAAAAAGATGTGGAGATAAAATTAAAATTAGGGCTTAAAGAAGATGATAAGCTATTTGTATGCGGTTCAACGCACCCGCAGGAGGAAGAGCAGATTATAGGGGTATACAAAAACTTGTTACACGATTTTCCCAACCTTAAGTTGCTTATTGCTCCCCGCCACCCTAATCGCGCAGAAGAGGTTGGTAAGCTTGTTTCAAAATCCGGCTTAAGAAGCGTTTTATTCTCTAAGGAGGTTTTTCCTGAGTGCTCCTGTGTTGCAAAACCGGTATTTATCCTTGATATCATCGGGAGATTGCTTGAATTTTATGCTCTTGCGGATATCGTTTTTGTCGGGGGGAGTTTAGTGAAAAAAGGCGGGCACAATATTTTGGAGCCGGCAATTTTTGGAAAACCAATAATCTTCGGGGCTCATATGTTTAACTTCCGCGATATCAAAGATTTATTTTTAGATAATAAAGCCGCTGTTTTAGTTAACGACCCGCAGGAATTAAATGTAATTGTTAAAAAGCTCCTTAAAGACAATGCGTTTGCTAATGAACTTGGAATTAAGGCTAAGAGTTTGGTTTTAGAAAATCAGGGTGCAACAGCGAGGACATTGGAATTAATAAAGAACGAATTATAA